In Lonchura striata isolate bLonStr1 unplaced genomic scaffold, bLonStr1.mat Scaffold_92, whole genome shotgun sequence, one DNA window encodes the following:
- the LOC144248833 gene encoding olfactory receptor 14A16-like, translating into MSEVPPFKSLIISAVACGHHLHTPMFFFLLNLALSDLGSICTTVPKAMHNSLWDTRNISYTGCAAQIFFFLFFISAEYSLLTIMCYDRYVSICKPLHYGTLLGSRACAHMAAAAWASAFLTALLHTANTFSLPLCHGNALGQFFCEIPQILKLSCSKSYLRELGLLAVSVCLAFGCFVFIVFSYVQIFRAVLRIPSEQGQHKAFSTCLPHLAVVFLFVSTAVFAYLKPPSISSPSLDLALSVLYSVVPPALNPLIYSLRNQELKTAVWTLVTEYFQKH; encoded by the coding sequence cctcatcatcagcgccgtagcctgcggccaccacctgcacacgcccatgttcttcttcctgctcaacctggccctcagcgacctgggctccatctgcaccactgtccccaaagccatgcacaattccctctgggacaccaggaacatctcctacacaggatgtgctgctcagatcttcttctttctgttctttatcTCAGCAGAGTATTCCCTcttgaccatcatgtgctacgaccgctacgtgtccatctgcaaacccctgcactacgggaccctcctgggcagcagagcttgtgcccacatggcagcagctgcctgggccagtgcctttctcactgctctgctgcacacggccaatacattttccctgcccctgtgccatggcaatgccctgggccagttcttctgtgaaatcccacagatcctcaagctctcctgctctaAATCctacctcagggaacttgggcttcttgctgTTAGTGTGTGTTTGgcatttggttgttttgtgttcattgttttctcctatgtgcagatcttcagggctgtgctgaggatcccctctgagcagggacagcacaaagccttttccacctgcctccctcacctggccgtggtcttcctgtttgtcagcactgcagtgtttgcctatctgaagcccccctccatctcctccccatccctggatctggccctgtcagttctgtactcggtggtgcctccagccctgaaccccctcatctacagcctgaggaaccaggagctcaagacTGCAGTGTGGACATTGGTGACTGAAtactttcagaaacattaa